Proteins encoded within one genomic window of Flavobacterium gilvum:
- a CDS encoding amidohydrolase family protein, whose product MKIDSHQHFWNYHPVKDSWINEDMKILQRDFLPADLFPLLQKNEIDGCVAVQADQSEAETHFLLELAEANDWIKGVVGWVDLRAENLEERLQYFFKFKSLKGFRHIVQAEPEDDFLLRDDFCAGIAKLAKYNFTYDLLVFPKHLQYAAEIVKRFPEQPFVIDHIAKPDFKEADFALWEKGIREIAKYPNVYCKISGLVTEADWANWKESDFSYCLDVVTDAFGVNRLMFGSDWPVSLLAASYDQCCGIVANYFSKFKKEELDRFWGGNAVEFYGL is encoded by the coding sequence ATGAAAATAGATAGTCATCAGCATTTTTGGAATTATCATCCGGTAAAAGATTCTTGGATAAATGAAGACATGAAGATTTTGCAACGGGATTTTCTTCCTGCAGATTTGTTTCCATTGCTCCAAAAAAATGAAATTGATGGTTGTGTGGCGGTTCAAGCAGACCAAAGTGAAGCAGAAACTCATTTTCTATTGGAATTGGCTGAAGCCAATGACTGGATTAAAGGAGTTGTAGGTTGGGTTGATTTAAGGGCAGAAAATTTAGAAGAACGTTTACAGTATTTTTTTAAATTTAAATCACTAAAAGGATTTAGGCATATTGTTCAGGCTGAACCAGAAGACGATTTTTTGTTAAGAGATGATTTTTGTGCTGGAATAGCAAAATTAGCAAAGTATAATTTTACTTATGATTTGTTGGTTTTTCCAAAGCATTTGCAGTATGCTGCAGAAATTGTGAAACGTTTCCCCGAGCAGCCTTTTGTGATTGACCACATAGCAAAACCAGATTTTAAGGAAGCTGATTTTGCTCTTTGGGAAAAAGGAATTCGTGAGATTGCAAAATACCCGAATGTGTATTGTAAAATTTCTGGTTTGGTTACCGAAGCTGATTGGGCCAATTGGAAAGAGTCAGATTTTAGTTATTGCCTCGATGTCGTTACAGATGCTTTTGGGGTAAATCGTTTAATGTTTGGGAGTGACTGGCCTGTAAGTTTACTTGCAGCATCCTATGATCAATGTTGTGGGATTGTGGCAAATTATTTTTCAAAATTCAAAAAAGAAGAATTAGATAGATTTTGGGGAGGTAATGCCGTTGAATTTTATGGTTTGTAA
- a CDS encoding fumarylacetoacetate hydrolase family protein, translating into MKLIRFGEVGKEKPGVLIGEKRFDVSSLVNDYNEAFFENDGLEKLKKALENNPVLPEVDASVRLGSPVARPSKIICIGLNYVDHCHETNAPIPTEPIIFFKSTTALCGPNDDVVIPKNSQKTDWEIELAFVVGKKASYVEEADALDYVAGYCLHNDYSERAFQIEMGGQWAKGKGCDTFAPLGPFLATQDEIADVNNLSMWLTVNGKTFQNSNTSNLVFKIPFLVHYLSQFMTLLPGDVISTGTPPGVGLGIKPEPIYIKAGDVVELGMEGLGSSKQLAVAYTK; encoded by the coding sequence ATGAAATTAATACGTTTTGGAGAAGTTGGAAAAGAGAAACCAGGGGTTTTAATTGGAGAGAAAAGATTTGATGTTTCGTCATTGGTGAATGATTATAATGAAGCATTTTTTGAAAATGATGGATTGGAAAAATTAAAAAAGGCATTAGAAAACAACCCTGTTTTACCAGAGGTTGATGCTTCTGTTCGTTTGGGATCTCCTGTTGCAAGACCTTCAAAAATCATTTGCATAGGATTAAATTATGTGGATCATTGCCATGAAACCAATGCGCCAATTCCAACCGAACCGATTATCTTTTTTAAATCGACTACAGCTTTGTGTGGACCTAACGATGATGTTGTTATACCAAAAAACAGTCAAAAAACAGATTGGGAAATCGAGTTGGCATTTGTGGTAGGCAAAAAAGCAAGCTATGTGGAAGAAGCCGATGCTTTGGATTACGTAGCAGGATATTGCCTACACAACGATTATAGCGAAAGAGCTTTTCAGATTGAAATGGGAGGACAATGGGCCAAAGGAAAAGGGTGCGACACATTTGCGCCACTTGGACCATTCTTGGCGACTCAGGATGAAATCGCCGATGTCAACAATTTATCAATGTGGTTGACTGTAAACGGGAAAACATTCCAAAATAGTAATACTTCAAATTTGGTTTTCAAAATACCATTTTTGGTTCACTATCTGAGCCAGTTTATGACTTTGCTCCCAGGTGATGTAATCAGTACAGGAACACCTCCGGGAGTTGGATTGGGGATTAAACCAGAACCTATTTACATCAAAGCAGGAGATGTTGTAGAATTAGGAATGGAAGGTTTAGGAAGCAGCAAACAATTGGCAGTAGCCTACACAAAATAA
- a CDS encoding LutC/YkgG family protein encodes MSAKENILNTIAKNQPKLVPLPEIDLNSVIDYEDLYTQFKTVLEGIGGKVEMISDVSFLKEELKTDKESGNFVVNTIAALGEVDSHVVSLSASELEKLEKAYVEGTVGVAENGAVWIYESQMINRLVPFICQHLVLVIEKKNLVATLHHAYKKIEAAREGFGAFIAGPSKTADIEQSLVIGAHGARSARIYVIG; translated from the coding sequence ATGAGTGCAAAAGAAAATATATTGAATACCATAGCGAAGAATCAACCAAAATTGGTTCCGCTTCCTGAGATAGATTTGAATTCTGTTATTGATTATGAGGATTTATATACTCAGTTTAAAACGGTGCTGGAAGGTATTGGTGGAAAAGTAGAAATGATTTCGGATGTTTCATTTTTGAAAGAGGAATTGAAAACCGATAAAGAAAGTGGAAATTTCGTTGTAAATACGATTGCCGCACTTGGAGAAGTAGATAGTCATGTTGTTTCTTTATCGGCTTCCGAATTGGAAAAACTTGAAAAAGCCTATGTAGAAGGAACGGTTGGAGTTGCCGAAAATGGAGCTGTATGGATTTATGAAAGTCAAATGATAAACAGACTTGTACCGTTTATTTGCCAACATTTGGTTCTGGTAATAGAAAAAAAGAACCTTGTGGCAACGTTGCATCATGCATATAAAAAAATCGAAGCAGCTCGTGAAGGTTTTGGAGCTTTCATAGCTGGACCTTCAAAAACTGCAGATATTGAACAGTCTTTGGTGATAGGCGCACACGGAGCAAGAAGTGCCAGGATTTATGTCATTGGATAA
- a CDS encoding lactate utilization protein B, translating into MKTTHSDLAEKFIADEPRTNWHDETLWFVREKRDKAAHGIPEWEQLREWGSQIKNHTLSNLSNYLKEFEEKAIANGVKIHWAADGDEHNKIIHEIIRKHNIKKIVKSKSMLTEECHLNEYLQHNGIEVVDTDLGERIVQFRNEPPSHIVLPAIHLKKEDVSATFHEHLQTEKGNNDPQYLTEAARQHLRNKFVESDLAITGVNFAIAETGGFVVCTNEGNADMGAHTAPVHIACMGFEKLIPKAEHLSVFLRLLARSATGQPITTYSSHFHRPRPGQEMHIVIVDNGRSRQLGREDFRNSLKCIRCAACFNTCPVYRRSGGHSYHTAVAGPIGSILNPNLDMKANADLPFASTLCGSCTNVCPVKINIHEQLWKWRQVIAAEGYVAASKKISMEGMNIVLSNPKLYRFSGKMGRWIMKLFPFMVNNELNVWFKQREMPEPPKESFRDWYLKNGKTKK; encoded by the coding sequence ATGAAAACAACACATTCTGATTTAGCGGAAAAATTTATAGCAGACGAGCCAAGAACAAATTGGCACGACGAAACTTTATGGTTTGTTCGTGAGAAACGAGACAAAGCAGCTCATGGTATACCAGAGTGGGAACAGTTAAGAGAATGGGGTTCTCAAATAAAGAATCATACACTCTCCAATCTTTCCAATTATCTAAAAGAGTTTGAAGAAAAAGCCATCGCCAATGGAGTAAAAATACATTGGGCAGCCGATGGTGACGAGCATAATAAAATCATTCACGAAATCATTCGAAAACACAATATTAAAAAGATTGTGAAAAGCAAAAGTATGCTTACCGAAGAATGTCATTTGAATGAATATTTGCAACATAATGGGATTGAGGTTGTTGATACGGATTTGGGCGAACGAATTGTTCAATTCCGAAATGAACCTCCAAGTCATATCGTATTGCCTGCAATTCACTTAAAAAAAGAAGATGTAAGTGCTACTTTTCATGAGCATTTGCAAACCGAAAAAGGAAATAACGATCCGCAATATCTTACCGAAGCAGCAAGACAACACTTACGTAATAAGTTTGTAGAATCGGATTTGGCAATTACAGGAGTTAATTTTGCCATTGCCGAAACAGGCGGATTTGTGGTTTGTACCAATGAAGGAAACGCCGATATGGGTGCACATACTGCACCGGTACATATTGCCTGTATGGGATTTGAAAAATTAATTCCAAAAGCAGAACATCTGTCAGTTTTCTTACGATTATTAGCCAGAAGTGCCACGGGACAACCCATAACTACTTATTCGAGTCATTTCCATAGACCTAGACCGGGACAGGAAATGCATATTGTAATCGTTGATAATGGACGTAGTAGACAACTTGGGCGCGAGGATTTTCGGAATTCTTTAAAATGTATTCGTTGTGCGGCTTGTTTCAATACCTGTCCGGTGTACCGCCGTAGTGGTGGACATAGTTATCATACCGCGGTAGCAGGGCCTATTGGCTCAATTTTGAACCCAAATTTGGATATGAAAGCCAATGCCGATTTGCCATTTGCATCGACTTTATGCGGTAGTTGTACCAATGTTTGTCCGGTGAAAATTAATATTCACGAACAGTTGTGGAAATGGAGACAGGTAATAGCGGCTGAAGGCTATGTCGCCGCCAGTAAAAAAATAAGTATGGAAGGGATGAATATTGTACTTTCTAATCCCAAATTGTATCGTTTTTCGGGTAAAATGGGAAGATGGATTATGAAGTTGTTCCCTTTTATGGTTAACAATGAATTGAATGTTTGGTTTAAGCAAAGAGAAATGCCTGAACCTCCAAAAGAGTCGTTCCGTGATTGGTATTTGAAAAATGGGAAAACCAAAAAATAA
- a CDS encoding glycoside hydrolase family 95 protein: MKKIKSFLLLIVMLFVGHISLAQKNEPVKIWYQKPAVKWFAEALPIGNGRLGAMFFGGVEHEVIQFNEQSLWSGDNNWDGKYETGDHGFGSYRNFGEITIDFTNKGNFSDYSRSLDISSGIHQTNFTMNGAIISREGFASYPDQVMVFEYKANKKSVFSGSIALGSAQGASSKASGNSISFEGEMPNNLKYAAKLSVQNKGGKVWVEGTKLIFEKCNSLVLILDARTNYKPDYKSNWRGSDPMPLIEKELLAAEAKGYKKLREAHVKDLNGLLSRVNINIGSSDAATSILPTNERLKKYAAGGVDPDLEETMFQYGRYLLASSSRPGGLPANLQGLWNDSNKPAWASDYHNNINIQMNYWAAESTNLSECQLPLIDFIVAAQEPCRIATRKAFGEKTRGWTARTSQNIFGGNGWEWNIPASAWYAQHVYEHWAFIKDNNYLRQTAYPIIKEICEYWEDNLKTMPDGQLMVPNGWSPEHGPREDGVMMDQQLVWDLFQNYLDASKALGIDVDYQKKVADMQARLASNKIGKWGQLQEWQTDRDDPNDEHRHTSHLFAVYPGRQISISTTPEFAKAAIISLRSRSGNFGKNENTPFTVESTVGDSRRSWTWPWRCALWARLGEGDRAEIMLRGLLKYNTLPNLFCNHPPFQLDGNFGISAAMTEMLIQSQTDKIQLLPALPKAWKNGEANGLCARGGFEVDMKWKDGKLESVKLFSKVGGVCKLQNGNNVIEIKTQPGGRYLLNAELKETFKK; encoded by the coding sequence ATGAAAAAAATAAAGAGTTTTTTACTTTTAATAGTAATGTTATTTGTTGGTCATATTTCTTTGGCTCAAAAGAATGAACCTGTAAAAATATGGTATCAAAAACCAGCAGTAAAATGGTTTGCTGAAGCTTTGCCTATTGGTAACGGTCGGTTGGGTGCGATGTTTTTTGGTGGTGTAGAACACGAAGTTATTCAGTTTAATGAGCAAAGTCTTTGGTCAGGAGACAACAATTGGGACGGCAAGTACGAAACTGGAGATCATGGCTTTGGTTCGTATCGCAACTTTGGTGAGATAACGATTGATTTTACTAATAAAGGTAATTTTTCAGATTATTCCCGTTCACTTGATATTTCATCTGGGATTCATCAAACCAACTTTACCATGAATGGGGCTATAATTAGCCGTGAAGGTTTTGCTAGTTATCCGGATCAAGTAATGGTTTTTGAGTATAAAGCTAATAAGAAAAGTGTTTTTTCGGGAAGTATTGCATTGGGTTCTGCTCAAGGCGCCTCAAGTAAAGCATCAGGAAACAGCATTAGTTTCGAAGGAGAAATGCCTAATAATTTGAAGTATGCCGCTAAACTTTCGGTACAAAACAAAGGCGGAAAAGTGTGGGTGGAGGGAACAAAATTGATTTTTGAAAAATGTAATTCTTTGGTGTTGATTTTGGATGCTCGTACCAACTATAAACCCGATTATAAATCCAATTGGAGAGGATCAGATCCGATGCCGCTAATTGAAAAAGAATTATTGGCAGCGGAAGCAAAAGGATACAAAAAGTTGCGAGAAGCACACGTCAAGGATTTGAATGGATTGCTGTCGCGTGTCAATATTAATATAGGAAGTTCTGATGCTGCAACTTCTATTTTGCCAACTAACGAACGATTAAAAAAATATGCAGCTGGTGGAGTTGACCCCGATTTGGAAGAAACGATGTTTCAATATGGTCGTTATTTATTAGCAAGCAGTTCTCGTCCGGGTGGTTTGCCTGCTAATTTACAAGGTTTGTGGAATGATAGCAATAAACCGGCTTGGGCAAGTGATTATCATAATAATATTAATATACAAATGAATTACTGGGCGGCTGAATCGACTAATTTATCAGAATGTCAATTGCCCTTGATTGATTTTATTGTTGCAGCTCAAGAACCTTGTCGCATTGCAACCCGCAAAGCTTTTGGAGAAAAAACACGCGGTTGGACGGCTCGTACCAGCCAAAACATATTTGGCGGAAATGGATGGGAATGGAATATACCTGCTAGTGCTTGGTATGCTCAACATGTGTATGAACATTGGGCATTTATTAAAGATAATAATTACTTGAGACAAACGGCTTATCCCATTATCAAAGAGATTTGTGAATATTGGGAAGATAATTTAAAAACAATGCCCGATGGTCAATTGATGGTCCCTAATGGTTGGTCGCCAGAACATGGACCAAGAGAAGATGGTGTTATGATGGATCAGCAGTTGGTTTGGGATTTGTTCCAAAACTATCTCGATGCATCCAAAGCATTGGGTATTGATGTTGATTATCAAAAGAAAGTGGCAGATATGCAAGCCCGTTTAGCTTCGAATAAAATTGGAAAATGGGGACAATTGCAGGAATGGCAAACAGATCGAGACGATCCAAACGATGAACACCGTCATACATCACATCTTTTTGCAGTATATCCAGGTCGCCAAATTAGTATTTCCACTACGCCAGAATTTGCCAAAGCAGCTATTATTTCATTGCGTAGCCGAAGTGGAAATTTTGGAAAAAATGAAAACACCCCTTTTACCGTTGAATCTACTGTTGGTGATAGTCGTCGTTCATGGACTTGGCCTTGGCGTTGTGCCCTTTGGGCTCGCTTGGGCGAAGGTGATCGTGCCGAAATCATGTTGCGTGGATTGCTAAAGTATAATACACTGCCCAATTTATTTTGTAATCATCCTCCATTTCAGTTAGATGGTAATTTTGGAATTAGTGCTGCTATGACAGAGATGCTTATTCAAAGTCAAACAGATAAAATTCAGTTACTTCCTGCTCTTCCAAAGGCATGGAAAAATGGTGAAGCAAATGGTTTGTGTGCCAGAGGAGGCTTTGAGGTGGATATGAAATGGAAAGATGGAAAATTGGAAAGTGTAAAATTATTTTCAAAAGTTGGAGGTGTTTGTAAGTTGCAAAACGGAAATAATGTTATTGAAATCAAGACTCAGCCGGGAGGAAGATATTTGTTAAATGCTGAATTAAAAGAAACTTTTAAGAAGTAA
- a CDS encoding (Fe-S)-binding protein produces MKIALFIPCYIDQFYPNVGIATLQLLEKLGCDVTFPLEQTCCGQPMANSGFASLGKGCDTNFVKNFAGFDYIVAPSGSCVLHVKEHLHDDKNPDEATKIRNTVYELTEFLTDILKVENLNASFPYKVGLHNSCHGQRGLNLSSMTERMLPEFSKAETLLKMVKGIELKRPKRNDECCGFGGTFCVFEEAVSVKMGKDRISQHEANDVDYITGGDTSCLMHLEGILKRDGSKVKTIHIAEILNSVL; encoded by the coding sequence ATGAAGATTGCCTTATTCATTCCCTGTTATATAGACCAGTTTTATCCAAATGTGGGAATTGCCACATTGCAGTTATTGGAAAAATTGGGATGCGACGTTACTTTTCCTTTAGAACAAACTTGTTGCGGACAGCCAATGGCAAACAGTGGCTTTGCAAGTTTGGGTAAAGGTTGCGATACTAATTTTGTCAAAAATTTTGCTGGATTTGATTATATCGTTGCTCCTTCAGGAAGTTGCGTTTTACACGTAAAAGAACATTTGCACGATGACAAAAATCCAGATGAGGCAACAAAAATTAGAAATACAGTTTATGAACTAACAGAGTTTCTTACTGATATTTTGAAAGTAGAAAATCTTAACGCCAGTTTTCCTTATAAAGTAGGATTGCACAACAGTTGCCACGGACAGCGAGGGCTAAATCTTTCCTCTATGACCGAAAGAATGTTACCCGAATTTTCCAAAGCCGAAACATTGTTGAAAATGGTCAAAGGAATTGAACTCAAAAGACCAAAACGCAATGACGAATGTTGTGGTTTTGGAGGAACATTTTGCGTTTTTGAAGAAGCCGTAAGCGTAAAAATGGGTAAAGACAGAATAAGTCAGCATGAAGCCAATGACGTTGATTATATCACAGGTGGAGACACAAGTTGCCTGATGCATTTGGAAGGAATTCTAAAACGTGATGGAAGCAAAGTGAAAACCATTCATATCGCCGAGATATTGAATAGTGTGCTATAA
- a CDS encoding sulfatase family protein has protein sequence MKKVTYFLYIIFPMFISFVSYGQGAKKQPNIIVIISDDHAYQSIGAYGAPYKVTPNIDKLASQGMLFTNACVTNSICGPSRATFLTGKFSHVNGFKDNTSTFDSSQDSFVKQLKANGYETAWIGKWHLESEPQGFDFWQILEGQGYYYNPDFFVKGQGKKRVQGYVTDIITQVSEDWLNKRDKSKPFCLVVGHKATHRIWLPDTHVLDDYKFPLPKNFYDNYENRYAAAHQDMNIANTMRLGYDLKVQPDKDMGSENFSRMTPEQRAKVDAYYKPIEEDFFKRNLSGKELIEWKYQRYMHDYMSTAVSLDRNIGELMDYLKANGLEENTLVVYTSDQGFYLGEHGFFDKRFMYEESFKTPLIIKYPPMIKPNSKNNDIVQNVDFAPTLLDFANVTIPSDVQGDSFLSLLKKDVTKKWRDYSYYHYYEWGEHSVVPHFGVKTKQYKLIRFYKIHDAWELYDLSKDPSEMNNIYGKKGLEKTTVMLKQKLIDAIKKYGDKEAEKIVLENK, from the coding sequence ATGAAAAAAGTAACCTATTTTCTTTATATAATTTTCCCAATGTTCATTTCGTTTGTAAGTTATGGACAAGGGGCAAAAAAACAACCAAACATAATCGTAATCATTTCAGATGATCATGCATATCAATCGATTGGAGCCTACGGAGCCCCTTATAAGGTCACTCCAAACATCGATAAGTTGGCCAGTCAGGGAATGCTTTTTACTAATGCCTGCGTGACCAATTCGATTTGTGGTCCCAGCCGCGCAACATTTCTTACGGGGAAATTCAGTCATGTAAACGGTTTCAAGGACAATACGAGTACATTTGATTCTTCTCAGGATTCTTTTGTAAAACAGCTAAAAGCAAATGGTTATGAGACGGCGTGGATTGGAAAATGGCATTTGGAAAGCGAGCCTCAAGGGTTTGATTTTTGGCAAATTTTAGAAGGACAGGGGTATTATTACAATCCCGATTTCTTTGTAAAAGGACAAGGCAAAAAACGTGTTCAGGGATATGTAACCGATATCATTACTCAGGTTTCTGAAGATTGGCTTAACAAAAGAGACAAGTCAAAACCTTTTTGTTTGGTGGTAGGACATAAAGCTACACATCGTATTTGGTTGCCGGATACTCATGTTTTGGACGATTATAAATTTCCATTACCAAAGAATTTTTATGATAATTATGAAAACAGGTATGCTGCTGCACATCAGGATATGAATATTGCCAATACAATGCGATTGGGATATGACTTGAAAGTTCAGCCTGATAAGGATATGGGAAGCGAAAATTTTTCTCGTATGACACCAGAGCAAAGGGCCAAAGTAGATGCTTATTACAAACCAATTGAAGAGGATTTTTTTAAAAGAAATCTTAGCGGAAAGGAGCTTATAGAGTGGAAATACCAACGCTATATGCATGATTATATGAGTACAGCTGTTTCATTGGATAGAAATATTGGCGAATTAATGGATTACCTAAAAGCAAATGGTCTGGAAGAAAACACGCTTGTTGTTTATACATCAGATCAAGGATTTTATTTGGGTGAACACGGTTTTTTTGATAAGCGTTTCATGTACGAGGAATCGTTTAAAACGCCGTTGATAATCAAATATCCGCCTATGATTAAGCCGAATTCTAAAAACAATGATATTGTTCAAAATGTTGATTTTGCGCCAACTCTTTTGGATTTTGCTAATGTTACCATTCCTTCAGATGTTCAGGGAGATTCTTTTTTGTCATTATTAAAAAAAGATGTAACAAAAAAATGGAGGGATTATTCCTATTACCATTATTACGAATGGGGGGAACATTCGGTAGTGCCGCACTTTGGAGTCAAAACAAAGCAGTATAAACTCATTCGTTTTTACAAAATTCATGATGCATGGGAATTATATGATTTGTCAAAAGATCCAAGCGAAATGAATAATATTTATGGTAAAAAAGGCTTAGAGAAAACTACGGTAATGTTGAAACAAAAACTTATCGATGCAATTAAAAAGTATGGTGACAAAGAAGCCGAAAAAATAGTTTTGGAAAATAAATAG
- a CDS encoding discoidin domain-containing protein → MKTIFFDSILKKNKWLFFIFPMMLQAQFKPATYCNPMNISYRFSIDPLAYKDYSWGAKMPGRDMKKGEYDSFREAADPTMVVFKNEYYLFASKSGGYWVSKDLLKWDFITTNDLPLEAYAPTAVVIGDSLYFATTDCKWIYKTDDPKKGKWTIANESNPFPLDIWPKGFQDLCLFLDDDQRLYLYYGCVRPTMGVELDVKNGFKTIGELKEIHAPSTKYAWNNIGLKSTNMLVEGPWMTKHNGKYYLQYATFADSYVDGVCVSDNPLSGFEVAQSNPFSEKAKGFVTGIGHGSTFSDNFSNYWHVTCVHSPIIKHNFERRLGMFPAGFDKDGVLFCDSYFGDYPHIIPKKEVKNSKSLFTGWVLLSYKKPTETSSSMGDFKSEKAVDENLRTYWSAETANKGEWFSVDLLQPLTIRAVQINFAEHLGKAKGRADLGGFQYVVEYSNDKLKWDTLIDKSNNKEDLSHDYVEIEKAVKARYVRITNIHVPDGMFALYDFRVFGNGGKKLNQQAKDFSIVRDAANGNKVKLNWSKIPTAIGYNIRYGVAKDKMYMNRMVYSNTSLDINDLNSKSKYYFSIDVFNEAGVERGKEIYELK, encoded by the coding sequence ATGAAAACAATTTTTTTTGATTCGATTTTGAAGAAAAATAAATGGTTGTTTTTTATTTTTCCAATGATGCTGCAAGCGCAATTTAAACCAGCTACCTATTGTAATCCGATGAATATTTCCTATCGGTTTTCAATAGACCCTTTGGCGTATAAAGATTATAGTTGGGGTGCCAAAATGCCTGGTAGGGATATGAAAAAAGGAGAATATGATTCTTTTAGAGAAGCTGCCGATCCGACTATGGTTGTTTTTAAAAACGAATATTATTTGTTCGCCTCAAAGTCAGGAGGGTATTGGGTTTCAAAAGATTTGTTGAAATGGGATTTTATAACAACAAATGATTTGCCATTAGAAGCCTATGCGCCAACTGCGGTTGTGATCGGAGATAGTTTGTATTTTGCGACTACGGATTGTAAATGGATTTACAAAACAGATGATCCAAAAAAAGGAAAATGGACAATTGCTAATGAATCGAATCCTTTTCCTCTTGATATTTGGCCCAAAGGATTTCAGGATTTATGCTTGTTTCTAGATGATGATCAGCGATTGTATTTGTATTATGGGTGTGTTCGTCCAACAATGGGAGTAGAATTGGATGTTAAAAACGGTTTCAAAACAATTGGTGAGCTTAAAGAAATACATGCCCCAAGTACAAAATATGCTTGGAATAATATTGGATTGAAGAGTACAAATATGTTGGTTGAAGGACCTTGGATGACAAAACATAATGGAAAGTATTATTTGCAATATGCAACATTTGCTGATAGTTATGTAGATGGGGTTTGCGTTTCAGACAATCCGCTATCTGGTTTTGAAGTAGCTCAAAGTAATCCTTTTTCGGAAAAAGCGAAGGGATTTGTAACTGGAATTGGACATGGCAGCACTTTTTCGGATAATTTTTCAAATTATTGGCATGTTACCTGTGTTCATTCACCAATCATCAAACATAATTTTGAGCGCCGTTTAGGGATGTTTCCTGCGGGTTTTGATAAAGATGGAGTACTGTTTTGTGATTCTTATTTTGGAGATTATCCGCACATCATTCCGAAAAAAGAAGTTAAAAATTCAAAATCACTTTTCACAGGTTGGGTATTATTATCGTATAAAAAACCAACAGAAACTTCGTCCTCGATGGGGGATTTTAAATCAGAAAAAGCCGTCGATGAAAATTTAAGAACGTATTGGAGTGCCGAAACCGCCAATAAAGGGGAATGGTTTAGTGTTGATTTGCTTCAGCCTTTGACAATAAGAGCAGTACAAATTAATTTTGCCGAACATTTGGGCAAAGCCAAAGGGAGGGCTGATTTGGGAGGTTTTCAATATGTTGTTGAATATTCCAATGATAAATTAAAATGGGATACTTTGATTGATAAATCAAATAATAAAGAAGATTTATCACATGATTATGTTGAAATCGAAAAAGCCGTAAAAGCCCGTTACGTTCGAATAACCAATATCCATGTTCCTGATGGAATGTTTGCATTGTATGATTTTAGGGTCTTTGGTAACGGTGGCAAAAAGCTGAATCAGCAAGCGAAAGATTTTTCCATAGTAAGAGATGCTGCAAATGGAAATAAAGTGAAATTGAATTGGTCAAAAATTCCAACTGCGATTGGTTATAATATCCGTTATGGAGTTGCAAAAGATAAAATGTATATGAATCGAATGGTTTATTCGAATACGTCATTGGATATTAATGATTTGAATAGCAAGTCAAAATACTACTTTTCGATTGATGTTTTTAATGAAGCAGGTGTGGAAAGAGGAAAAGAAATTTATGAGTTGAAATAA